Genomic segment of Oscillospiraceae bacterium:
CCGTGTCCATTGCATCGCGGTAAGTGTTACGCTTCATCTTCAAACCCTCCCAGTGATTGTCTCAATAAACCCCTTGCGCGTGCCAGCCGTGTGCCGACCGTCGCAGGGTTGGTATCGAGCAGCTTTGCGATCTCTTCAATCGAATAGCCCTCGTAGTAATACAGGTGGATGGGGAGACGATATTTTTCCGCAAGCGACAATACGGCCTCAAGCACTTCACTCTGTTCCGGGAGTAAATAACCACGTTCTTCTGTCAATTTTAACCGGCTGCGATACCAACCGGTTTTTATAACATTCCGGCTTTTGTTGATCGTCACCCGAAGCAGCCAGGCCTTTTCGTGCTCAGCGCTATCGAAATCGGGCGCTTTTTGTAAGTAAGTCAAAAAGACGTCCTGCACGATGTCCTCGGCACTATGCACCGATTTGACATAAGTAAACGCCAGCCGCCGCAGATTGTCGGAGTATTTGATCACCGCCTGCCTGACGCATTCAATGAGCTCGTTTGAATGCATGCCGTATCCTCATCTCCTTTCACCCATAATACAACTCAGAACCCCGCAATTTTTCACCGGGAGGGAATTTTTATAAAAAAAGCCGCCTGAAACCAGACGGCTTATATCGATTCAGATTAAAAAGCCCTCTGCAGGATTGCCCTTAAATAACTGATCGGTAAACGCATCCACTACGAAATATTTCATAGAAACTCCTTGATTTTGTATTTCTAAATTAATTATTAACGCCGATCTTTCGAATAGCGGAATTCAAAAGACCTTTCACAACAATGATGTAAATTTTCTCACCGGCCGGAACTGTAACTGCAAAAGTTCCTTCTCCGGTAAAATCAAATTCCTTAATGATTGTCCCCTTGTCGGTTTCAACGTGGTCGAAAAGTTCGTTAATAAATCTCTTATCAATATCGGTCCGAATTGAATATTTTATGGTATATGTCGTTTTATCGGATACAGTTGCATTCACTTCTTCAATTTTTATGATACATAGTCTACCTGGTATTTCTACTTCTTCTCCGATATGGTATAACTTGTTTTGCTTTTCGACAGCAGGATCTGCCAATTTCGCAATTTCTAAAAACTTCTTTTCAT
This window contains:
- a CDS encoding sigma-70 family RNA polymerase sigma factor, yielding MHSNELIECVRQAVIKYSDNLRRLAFTYVKSVHSAEDIVQDVFLTYLQKAPDFDSAEHEKAWLLRVTINKSRNVIKTGWYRSRLKLTEERGYLLPEQSEVLEAVLSLAEKYRLPIHLYYYEGYSIEEIAKLLDTNPATVGTRLARARGLLRQSLGGFEDEA